From Sporosarcina sp. Te-1, the proteins below share one genomic window:
- a CDS encoding AAA family ATPase, with protein MKPNLKFATKIVVLVLFVMGVVVSVGWYVSGANKGIQMSFSEMEKTIQAQNGEPLKLKEKSDGTLYLESGDAVYVTQVRPASQLAEQLVEKYNLSYKYVDNGQYGGVIIAGIILLSFLTLVILHKKGKIGVGLSSMKNGASKATPLPDVTLNDIGGLPEEMKEEIHQTLSIIKDPKKAAQIGIKAPKGVLLYGPPGTGKTLLAQAIAQEIGATFFSSSGSAFTELYVGVGASRVRTLFENARKQRPAVIFIDEVDALAGKRKEHGGEESEKTLTELLVQLDGGKDNEDILFIAATNRKDMLDDAFLRPGRIDYTFNVPLPDTGGRREIIDIHTKGRLLSEEVYASLDVLAESTSGFSGAELSSLFETASKRAIRDGREQIGKGDLDFAIDRTILGSTSRALNDPETKRRVAIHESGHALVAALTKPGSVRKATIIPRGQALGYVAPIQKELHLQTASELMDQVSMILAGGVAERIYLGEHSIGVSGDVQQAKDIIERMVDTGLFQDSFTLTFNKGEKEEKMQKIFGEALRKTETLIKEYAPQFEHLVDVLYHKETLDGAEVQEIVEGAGVEQALIVY; from the coding sequence TTGAAGCCGAATCTAAAATTTGCAACAAAGATTGTCGTCCTGGTCCTCTTCGTCATGGGTGTAGTTGTGAGTGTCGGATGGTATGTCTCTGGTGCAAATAAGGGTATTCAGATGTCGTTCTCTGAAATGGAGAAAACGATTCAGGCCCAAAACGGTGAGCCACTCAAGCTCAAAGAAAAATCCGATGGAACATTGTATTTGGAAAGCGGCGACGCTGTCTATGTGACGCAAGTCCGTCCCGCAAGCCAGCTGGCAGAACAGCTCGTAGAAAAATACAACCTTTCCTATAAATATGTGGATAATGGTCAATACGGCGGAGTCATCATTGCCGGGATCATCCTCCTTTCTTTTCTTACCCTTGTCATTCTTCACAAGAAAGGGAAAATTGGCGTCGGCCTGTCTTCCATGAAAAACGGAGCATCGAAGGCGACTCCGCTGCCTGATGTGACATTGAATGACATTGGTGGTCTTCCGGAAGAAATGAAGGAAGAGATTCACCAAACTTTATCGATTATTAAAGATCCTAAAAAAGCGGCGCAAATTGGCATTAAAGCGCCGAAAGGGGTTTTATTATATGGACCTCCCGGAACAGGGAAAACATTGCTTGCCCAAGCAATTGCCCAGGAAATAGGGGCAACGTTCTTCTCTTCCAGCGGCTCTGCTTTCACAGAACTCTATGTCGGAGTCGGTGCTTCCCGGGTGCGCACCTTGTTTGAAAATGCTCGGAAGCAGCGTCCTGCGGTCATCTTCATCGATGAGGTGGATGCACTTGCGGGTAAACGAAAAGAGCATGGCGGGGAAGAGTCCGAGAAGACATTAACGGAATTGCTCGTCCAATTGGACGGCGGGAAAGATAATGAGGATATTCTTTTCATTGCCGCTACGAACCGCAAAGATATGCTGGATGATGCATTTCTCCGTCCCGGCCGTATCGATTATACGTTCAATGTTCCGCTTCCGGATACGGGCGGTCGCCGGGAAATCATTGATATCCATACAAAAGGACGGCTCTTATCTGAAGAAGTGTATGCATCGCTCGATGTGTTAGCAGAAAGTACGTCAGGATTTTCCGGTGCAGAATTAAGTTCATTGTTTGAAACGGCCAGCAAGCGCGCCATTCGTGACGGCCGCGAGCAAATCGGCAAAGGCGACTTGGATTTCGCCATTGACCGGACGATTTTAGGCAGCACCTCACGTGCATTGAACGATCCCGAAACAAAACGTCGCGTCGCCATCCATGAATCGGGGCACGCACTCGTCGCTGCCTTGACGAAACCAGGTTCTGTTCGAAAAGCAACAATCATTCCGCGAGGCCAGGCACTCGGTTATGTAGCACCGATTCAGAAGGAACTTCATTTGCAAACAGCAAGTGAACTGATGGATCAAGTGAGCATGATCCTGGCGGGCGGTGTCGCAGAACGGATTTACCTCGGTGAGCATAGTATCGGCGTCAGCGGCGATGTCCAACAAGCCAAAGACATTATCGAGCGGATGGTCGACACAGGCTTATTCCAAGACAGCTTCACGCTCACCTTTAATAAAGGGGAAAAAGAAGAGAAAATGCAAAAAATCTTTGGGGAAGCGTTACGAAAAACTGAAACGCTCATCAAAGAATACGCTCCTCAGTTTGAACACCTAGTTGATGTACTCTATCATAAGGAAACACTGGACGGAGCAGAAGTGCAGGAAATCGTAGAAGGTGCCGGCGTCGAGCAGGCATTGATTGTATATTAA